Below is a genomic region from Balneola sp. MJW-20.
TCCGGTTTTTATCTCCACAATTTTCATTCTAACACTTGCAGTAATTGCGTTCGGTGTAAAGGGTAAAGAAAAGAAATTGCTCCTGCTTCTATGTATACCTCTGTATCTGGGATTTCATATGGGGATGAGAAGAGCAGCTTATGCAGGGTTATTTGTTTCGGTCGCTGCATTTTTCATTCTGATGCCCACAGAGTATCAGATCAGCTTCGTTAAGAAATATTCCCGATACATGATGCTCGTAGTACTGTATTTCTTTGTGTTCTGGCATTTCCCGAATACTTCGATTTCAGGCCCGGTGAACATGATCAAAGGTGGTATTGATAAACCCACTAAAGAAGAGAATTTCGAAGATTACTATTCTAACCTTTACAGAGACTTTGAGAATTATAACCTGGCAGTCACAATTGAAAGAAAGCCGATCATTGGAATCGGATTCGGTAATAAATATGACATGCCTCTAAAGCTGGCTAACATTCCTTTTCCGCTGAAGGATTATATACCACATAATGAGATAATGTGGTACCTGATCAAGACCGGGTCGCTCGGCTTCTTTATGTTTTGGCTGTTCTTTAATTCGTTTGCATTCAGGGGTGCACAGATCCTGAAAACAATTAAAGATCCCTATATGAAAGCAATCTGCGCGATGGTCGTTATTGCAGTGATCAATCAAATGGTTGTTTCATATTTTGATCTGCAGTTAACCTTTTACCGGAATATGGTTTACTTGGGAGTATTAATGGGATTGATGCCGGCTCTTAAAAGAATAGGTGAAAGAGACGAAGAGGAAGCGTTAAAGTTGGCTAATACAAAAAAGAAGACCACCCGAAAGTCAACGGGAAGGTCTGTACAAAAGTACGAGGGGTATCATGTCTGATCTTAGATCTAATTACTTTTTGGGAGTGAGAGTGGACGAGCTGGATAAGCAACAGGCTATGCAGCATATACAAGGTCTTGTTGAGAGAAGAAGCGGACAAATGGATCCGGTTTTCTTCGTCAATGTGCATAGTATATTTTTATCGATGCAGGACCATAGCATGATGGAACAACTGAATCATGCAGCATTAACCTTAGCAGATGGTAGCGGTCTTGACTGGGCGGGCAGAATCCTGGGGCAACCCATTAAAGAAAACCTGAATGGTACTGATCTCACCCCAGAAATCCTTAAGGCATCTGAGGAAAAGGGCTGGTCTGTTTACATGTTAGGGGCTAAGAAGCATGTAATGGAACGAGCCGTTGAGAAAGTAAGAATTAATTATCCGGGACTGGATCTGGCCGGATATCATCACGGATATTTTGACCAGCAGAAAGAGAAAGAGATCATTGATGAGATCAATTCACTGAAGCCGGATATTCTTCTCGTCGGACTGGGATCTCCCAGACAGGAAAGCTGGATATGGGATAATCGTGATAAACTAGAAGTTAGTGCAGGATTTGCCATCGGTGGATTCTTCGACTTTTTGTCTGGAGAATTTAATCGGGCACCTGTGTGGATGAGAAAAGCCGGAATAGAATGGGTATACAGATTCTTCAATGACCCTTCCACAAAATGGAAGAGGATCTTTATTGAGATCCCCATTTTTATACCCTTGATCATACTAGCACAGCTCATTCCTAAAAAAAGTAAGGTGCTTGGGTGAGCATAAACGACAGCGAAAATATTAAAAGATCCATCACCAGGAATACTTCAGTAATGCTGGCTGCACAGGCTGTGACCTGGGCAGCGAGTTTCGTGATGTTATTGTTTCTCCCCAGACTTCTGGGAAGTGATGACTTCGGAAAGTTATTCCTGGCGATGTCTATTGCTATGATGATCGATGTGCTCATCGATTTCGGTGGAGCTTACCTGATCCCAAAAGAGGTATCAAGAAGCAAGTCCAGAACTGCGAATATTCTTTCAAACTTTGCCGGAGTCCGCTTAGTGATCTGGCTGGTTTCAATGATCGGAATTATAGCATTCTCATTCCTTGCAGGTTATGATTCCGTGACAAGATTGATCATTGTAATCCTGTGTTTTGCACGATCCTGGAGCGGTATCAGAATGGTTCTGACCAGCGGTTTTCAGGGGCATGAAAAGATGGAATATCCGTCTTTGGGGGGCATCGCTCAAAAGGTATTTGTTTCTACGTTAGTTGTAAGTGCACTTTTGCTAGGATACGGTCCGATAACAGTCGCCGTCATCATGGCTTTAGGTATACTGGTGAATTTACTGGTTCATCTGAAGTTTTCATCGCGGATCGTTGAAGGCTTTACTAAAGTTGAATGGAGATCTACAAAGAGCATGCTTACCGTTAGTGTTCCTTATTTCCTGTGGTCTCTGTTTTCCATAATCTATTACAGAGTAGATGCGGTAATGCTATCCTTGATGACGGATGATACCGTAGTAGGGTGGTACGGTGCATCATATAAATTCTTCGATATTGTGATGGCCTTACCAAGCATTTTTACTACGGTGGTCTTTCCGATATTTGCCAGGCTATGGATCGAGGAAAAAAATCAGATGTATCTTACTTTTCAGAAGAGTCTGAAATTCATGGTAATTCTATCCCTGCCTGTAGCTATAGGCATATTTGGATACAGCTCTGATATTGTAACTCTGTTTTTCGGACTGGAAGAGTATACTCCTTCTATTCTTGTACTGCAGATATTTGCTATAAGCA
It encodes:
- a CDS encoding O-antigen ligase family protein; the encoded protein is MNKNAAPALWVTIIGMMLSVAVLFLSNGNILAAGLVLIPYFVVVLTIYKIEYSLYIFLFSVLFFDQFPVPGFDPFTYTVEYFNNLKEIQYLPYISAGVLNPLELNLLLIIGVWFFSLPIKRDLKLHGITVWPAFLLFLGTFIFSFVYGIKRGDFMVALWEVRALFYMCIVYMLVPQIITTEKQIKTIVWVAIAAITLKAMQAFHRYIMLGFTTEGFQALSSHEDPVFISTIFILTLAVIAFGVKGKEKKLLLLLCIPLYLGFHMGMRRAAYAGLFVSVAAFFILMPTEYQISFVKKYSRYMMLVVLYFFVFWHFPNTSISGPVNMIKGGIDKPTKEENFEDYYSNLYRDFENYNLAVTIERKPIIGIGFGNKYDMPLKLANIPFPLKDYIPHNEIMWYLIKTGSLGFFMFWLFFNSFAFRGAQILKTIKDPYMKAICAMVVIAVINQMVVSYFDLQLTFYRNMVYLGVLMGLMPALKRIGERDEEEALKLANTKKKTTRKSTGRSVQKYEGYHV
- a CDS encoding WecB/TagA/CpsF family glycosyltransferase, with product MSDLRSNYFLGVRVDELDKQQAMQHIQGLVERRSGQMDPVFFVNVHSIFLSMQDHSMMEQLNHAALTLADGSGLDWAGRILGQPIKENLNGTDLTPEILKASEEKGWSVYMLGAKKHVMERAVEKVRINYPGLDLAGYHHGYFDQQKEKEIIDEINSLKPDILLVGLGSPRQESWIWDNRDKLEVSAGFAIGGFFDFLSGEFNRAPVWMRKAGIEWVYRFFNDPSTKWKRIFIEIPIFIPLIILAQLIPKKSKVLG
- a CDS encoding flippase, with protein sequence MSINDSENIKRSITRNTSVMLAAQAVTWAASFVMLLFLPRLLGSDDFGKLFLAMSIAMMIDVLIDFGGAYLIPKEVSRSKSRTANILSNFAGVRLVIWLVSMIGIIAFSFLAGYDSVTRLIIVILCFARSWSGIRMVLTSGFQGHEKMEYPSLGGIAQKVFVSTLVVSALLLGYGPITVAVIMALGILVNLLVHLKFSSRIVEGFTKVEWRSTKSMLTVSVPYFLWSLFSIIYYRVDAVMLSLMTDDTVVGWYGASYKFFDIVMALPSIFTTVVFPIFARLWIEEKNQMYLTFQKSLKFMVILSLPVAIGIFGYSSDIVTLFFGLEEYTPSILVLQIFAISIPLVYVDFIFGSTILAADKQKKWSVVGFFAIFVNIILNYLLIPYFQASYGNGGLGAASATFATELFILGCAYALIPADHKKAISLRFVPYVLFAAAFMGLVMWIGSYLGLHWIISGVLALISYALGTLYLGALDEKEQEFILGYITLSSFRGYLRKKKESTL